AGTGATTAATATTGTTAACTTTGCTGCAAAAAGTAATAAAAGTTCCAATTCGAGCGTTCGAATGCGCATTTTGTTCGTTTCTGTCACATTTATGCAATGACCTAAGCGTTATTATTATTTCTATCTTTTAACACGTGAAATAGGTTAACAATGAAAACATTAATAGCTCATCGTGGAATGTCTTCTCTAGCTCCTGAAAATACCCTTTCAGCATTCTCATTATGTAAAGATCATGGTGTTCAATGGTTTGAATGTGATGTCGATATTCTACAAGATGGCACGGTGATCATATCTCATGACGATACATTAGATCGTTGTACAGATAAAAGTGGTCGCCTATGTGATATTAGCAGCGCTGATTTATCTTCTATTGATGCTGGCAGTTGGTTTAGTGATGATTATATTGATGAGCGTTTACCGACGATTCAGCAATTAATTACATTAGCGAACGAAAAAGAGCTGAATCTCAATATTGAAATTAAATCATGTTCAGCTAGCGCTAAGTTAAGTCACTTGTTGATTGATAATTTAATCTCTGCACTTAAAGAATTAAACCCAGAACGAGAATTGATTATCTCAAGTTTTAACCACCTTGTTTTATCTGAATTTAAGCGCAAAAGCCCAGAAACGAAAGTAGCATGTCTTTTTGAAAGCCATACATTGTGGGATGACTGGAATTCGATTATTGAGTGGTGCCAAGCTGACTATATTCACCCCGAAGAAAAAGGACTAACTCGCGATATGGTGCAAAAATTTAAAGCATCAGGCATTAAAGTAAATGTTTGGACGGTGAATGATTTGGCTCGTGCAAATGAACTTTTCAATTGGGGTGTAGATGGTATTTGTACTGATATAGCTCATAAGTTTCCTTCTAAATACAAAGCAAAACAATAATAACAAAACTAATAATTCAATAACGTGAAAGGATTGCTCAAATGAACTTATTTGAAAAGATTGGGTTTACCAGTCGAAATCAGCTATTCGGTTTTTTCTCTGTCGTAATGTCAGGGCAAATTATTTACTCGGCTTTTGAAGCCTTTAAAGGAACATTTTACAATTTATTATTAGAAGTACTAAAAATAGATAATACCCAAATGGGTATCCTATTTACGCTGATAGGCTCAGCAATGTTCTTCTATATTCCAGCTGGTTGGGTCAATAATCG
The window above is part of the Aliivibrio fischeri ATCC 7744 = JCM 18803 = DSM 507 genome. Proteins encoded here:
- a CDS encoding glycerophosphodiester phosphodiesterase family protein; amino-acid sequence: MKTLIAHRGMSSLAPENTLSAFSLCKDHGVQWFECDVDILQDGTVIISHDDTLDRCTDKSGRLCDISSADLSSIDAGSWFSDDYIDERLPTIQQLITLANEKELNLNIEIKSCSASAKLSHLLIDNLISALKELNPERELIISSFNHLVLSEFKRKSPETKVACLFESHTLWDDWNSIIEWCQADYIHPEEKGLTRDMVQKFKASGIKVNVWTVNDLARANELFNWGVDGICTDIAHKFPSKYKAKQ